The following nucleotide sequence is from Staphylococcus chromogenes.
AATGGGATAGCGCGTACAGCATTTTGCGTCAAACTTGAGATGTTTTGATATAAAAAATAATCAATAATCTGTTCAAGTGATATACCCAAATGATGGCCTAATAGTGTAAATACGACTGCCGGATGTGCATGCAGGCGGTACTCTGAAACTTCTTGATAGTACCAGTTTAACCATGCATCATCGTAAAGTGTGTGGGCCAAATGCGCCATACGTTTTCCCATTTGTTTTGTGCCTACACGCGTTTCTCTTGGTATATTTTGAACAAATAACATTTGATCAATGCGTTTCATTTCCGCTTCATCATTTTGTTCAAGAGCTTCATACGTCATACGCATCGCCAAACCGTCTGTATACGTCAATTGTTCAGTTAAAAAGACTTTCAACCACGTTTGAAATGAGGCCGCATCATGCACATCCTCACGCTGAATATACGTCTCTAATCCAAAAGAATGACTAAATGCCCCTGTTGGAAATTGAGAATCACAAAATTGAAAGAGTTTTAATTGCGCTTGATTAATCATGAGAATGTCCTATATGTTTAAAAGCTTGGTTCACTTTTCGAGCTTCGCGTTGATAAGGAATGCCTAAGTCTTTTAATAAATCCTCTACAAGGTAGTCATATTGGACAAGCATTTCTGAATCAGTGAACTGCGCTGGCAAATGACGGTTGCCTAATTGGTGTGCAATGTCACCCATTTCTTTTAAAGTGCGTGGTTGAATCGCAATAATATCTTCAGAATTGACATCGATAATAATCATATTTTTGTCATCACGATATAAAATATCGCCATATTGTAAATCTATAGATTGGTTTAAACGAATCCCAATTTCTGTGCCGTGATCTGTTTTCACACGTTGGATACGTTTAACAAGATCAGAATTTTCAAGATACACTTTTTCAATATGCACTTGTTTTTCTTCCGGTGTTAAGTTTGCGATATTGCCTTGAATCGATTCTACAATCATTGAATCATCTCCTTTTCTACTCGCTTTATTTTAACATCTGGCAAAAATTTTGAATAACAAAACACTTTTACATAATAATAAAACTATGCGTGCGCTAGTATGAAGGTATACTAAAAAAGAGGGTGTTACAAAACGTTTTAGTAACATCCTCTTTTAATAAAGTTTGATTCGCATATTAAATTAAGAATAGTTCGGATGATTTTTCAATTGGACAGCATGATCCAATTGAAACGCATCGCCCACTGTATTTTTTCGATATTGATAAAAGAAATAAGAAAGCCATAACCCCGTTAAACCTATCGCCACGGCATAACTTAAATCTAAATTGAGCCCAAATCCTATCGGCTGACTTAAAATGTACGTAAATAAATTCCACGTCATAAATGTCGCCGGAATGAAGGCCACCCAATAATTTTTACCTGCGATTAACAAGTACATGGCTCCGACCCATAAGGCCACAGCAGCTGTTGTTTGATTGGCCCATGAAAAATATCTCCACAAAATGGTAAAGTCAACTTGTGTTAATAAGAAACTCGCAATAAATAATGGGACTGCCACAATAAAACGTTTGCTGATGGCTTTTTGTCCTAAATGAATATAATCTGCAATAATCATACGCGCGCTTCTGAATGATGTATCTCCACTAGTAATCGGCAACACAATAACACCTAACACGGCGATTGTCCCGAAAAATGAGCCGAGAAGCATCGTTGAAACTTTACTTACGACAAGTGCAGCTTCACCTTGAGCTAATACATTTTGTAAGCCCCCATAGCTACCAAATAAACTCATCGCTGCTGCGGCCCAAATCATCGCAATAATCCCTTCTGCAATCATCATCCCGTAAAAAATGACACGTGCATTCTTTTCCTTATTCGTTGTACGAGAAATGATAGGCGATTGAGTAGCATGAAATCCGGATAAAGCACCACACGTAATCGTAAAAAAGAGTAATGGGAATATAGGCGCTTTATCAGGATGCATATTTTCCAATGTTAACTCTGGGATAGGTGCGCCCGTTTGGATTAATCTAAAACCGACTCCTAAAGCACTAATTACCAGCAAAGCTCCAAATATAGGATAAATACGTCCGATAATTTTATCAATTGGCAATACTGTAGATAAAATGTAATACACAAAAATAACAAAAATAATGAGACCTAAAGCGACACGTCCATCCATCAAATTATGTAACAGTAAAGCTGGACTTGTCACAAATACCGTCCCTGTAAGTAACAGTAAAAGCAATGTAAAAATATTCACGACGTGTTTCATAGCTTGACCTAAAAATTTACCCGCCAGTTGTGGTAAATGCGCACCACGATTACGAATCGAAATCATCCCCGTTAAGTAATCATGTACAGCCCCTGCGAAAATACAGCCGATGACAATCCAAATAAAAGCGACAGGTCCATACAGTGCCCCCATAATCGGACCAAAAATCGGGCCCACACCAGCAATATTTAGCAGTTGAATCAGTGAATTAGATGAAGTTTTCATCGGTACAAAGTCTACATTATCTCGTTGATCATGCGCGGGTGTCGGTCGATCGTATTTTGGGCCAAACATCTTATCGATATACTTACCATACGTAAAATAACCCAAAATCAATACCAAAATACAGACAATAAATGTAATCATACAACTCCCCCTTTGTTTAATCCCCTTAAACGCTATTTTGAAAGCGTTTTCTTATATTGTAAATGATATGCTTTGTCTTCACAATATTGACATAAATTGACGTTAGAAGACGTGCCATACACTGCCCTCTATATCTATAGTTACGTCTTAATGGTCTTAATCCCTATAACATTTGACTTCTTCTCTTTCCATGTTTAGTCGACATCTTTAAAAGGTAAACTATTTATATCACGTATGATGAAACTATTGTCATGCGCTTAAAATGATAGTATTCCAAAAATATTTCGAAATTGAAACTTTTTTATTGCAATCCGACGAAACATGGTATAACATTTATACCGTAGACGAAACATTTACTTTCTAGGAGGATTTTACAATGGCAAAATATAATTTTGATCAAGTACACAGTACATTAGAATTTTCAATTAAACACTTAATGGTTTCTCGTGTTAAAGGAACATTTGAAAACTACAACGTTGAAATTAACGGTGATGTGAACGATTTATCTTCACTTGAAGCTGTGACTACAATTGACGTTGAATCTATTAACACAAATAACAAAGACCGTGACAACCACTTAAAATCAGCAGACTTCTTCAATACGGATGAAAACAAACAAATCGTATTCAAAACTAAAAAAATCACTGAAGACTCAGTGACTGGTGATTTAACAATTGCAGGTCAAACTCACGAAGAAACATTTGATGTTGAATTTAACGGTATTAGTGCGAACCCAATGACTGGTGGCAAAGTGACTGGTTTCTCAGTGACTGGTAAAATCAACCGCGAAAAATATGGTATCGACTTTAACCAAGCCTTAGAAACTGGTGGCGTAATGTTAGGTAAAGAAGTTAAATTCGAAGCACATAGTGAATTTGCAGTAGAAGAATAATATAAGCGAAGACTTTAAGATATAACGACGCATTTAATCGTAAATGCGTCGTTTTTTTGTATTTTCCAACAGGATGTAAAAATCATCAAAAAAGCGGGTAAATACATGATAAACACATTTCAATGGAGGTTCTAAAGATGTTAAAAATTGCAGAATGGAAAAAAGAACAAGAAACACTACACCTTTTAGCACAAGTACTTGGAAAGCATAAATTAGCAAGTGCTTTTCAGGAACCTCAATGGGCACATGTGATTTTGGATATGAATACAACGGGTTTTTCGACAGGCTTACTTTTCAACTATGACTGTACCTATACGATTAATGTCGATTTACAATCTCATCGTCTCGTTGTGGAAACGGACCATGGATGTGACGAAATGCCGTTACGTGAGGGTACAACGATTCAAGACTATTATGAATGGATACAACAAACCTTGAAACGTTTTAAAGTCGAGGTTCCTATCAATACGACACCTCAAGAAATGGCACATACGACCCCTTTTGATCGTGATACTGAACATCATCATTATAATGAAAAATTTGTCATGAAGTGTTGCATTTAATGAAATTTGCAGTACGTGCACTGAGCCAGTTTGTGGCCCCTTTCAGAGCACGTAAAATTAAACCAGGTCTATTTTGGGGAACTTTCGACATTTCTACGATTATCAACTACAATGCATTTCACGAAATGTTTGAACCGTCTCAAGTTATTGAATATGCAGCCTTCGATGAGCATTTTATTGAGTTTGGTTTTTGGTTTGGGGACGACACATTTGAAGGACCGACTTTCTTCGTTTTACCTTATCCGTTCGTTGACAGTTCCTTAACATTTGATCAACCTTTAATCGATCAAGCTTACTTTGATCCAAAACTAACAGAACTCATCTATGAACTCAAATCCACGACGCCTGAAGCGCTTCATGAGCTTCATACGTTTTTAAACCAAGGTTTCCATATTTTTAAAGATCATTTGTCATGGGAAAACTGCCAACATTACGAAGTCCCACTAAAAATGGCACAAAACCAAATAGGGAAGTCTCCCCTGAAATAGTCCGGTTAGACTCCCCTCAACCAAAAGTGCATGGAAATAGAGTTGGATACGTCCATCTATAATAAAAATTTACGCTCAAATAAATTTTGAGGGCTATTTTCATACAGTTTAACGAGTAAAATAAATTTTATGACCTCCTCTTGAGAAATTAAAGCCCCTTTGATAGAGGCTTTAGCCGAGACTTCTGAAGGGTCTAAGCAAGATTTTAAAGAATAGTCACATCTTTAATATATAAAAAGGCTGTCGACAAAGTTGAACTTTGCGACAGCCTTTTCAGTATATCTCATTGAGATACCTTTAGAATCTATCAATTATTCGTATTTATTTGCACTTTCACCTGAAATGTTAAGTCCTGATTTGACAGTACCTTCATTTTGTACAGGTGTAATGTCTTTACCATATGTGTATACATTACCTTTAACGTCAAGACCTTCAACTTCAGCGCCGTCTAAAATACTAATACCGATTGCTGATAATTCTTTAATAACCCCTTTAACAAGAGATTCGCCTGTGCCACCGTAAGTTTCTATATTTTCATGCACTGTAACTTTACCTACAGGTTTACTAATTTGAATACCTACTGCACCGTCACCGTGTGTTTCGATACTTTTTAAGTAGAGTTCTTTAATTGTACCATCGTAGTTATTAATACCACGTGCACCAGTACCTCTTGTAATAATAGGGGCTTGGATATCTAACAAATGGATATTACCAAAGTTTACAAAGCCGATACCGCTTGTTCCTTCAGATAATACATCGTTTTGTACGACCCATTCTTTTACAGCGCCCCAGTTGTCGAGTACCATATCGTTGAAACCATATGTTTTTGTCACACCATGGTTTTCAACACGATCAACATGTGCATTTGTTACGGTGAATACGCCAGCTGAAATACGGTCTGCCACACCTTGTGTGAGTAAACCATTTGTGTAAACGTCTTTTGTTGTAATAAATTTGAATAAATTGGTGCTTCATCTGTACCTGAAACAAACACACCACTACCATTCACTGGTTCACCGTCCCGTCCAATTGTGACATCTTTAATTTCAGTATCGAAACGAATATCTGGGGTGCGGTTCCAAACAGTTAACCCACCTTGGATAACCGTAACACCAAAACCTGTAGGGCCTTCTGATTTATGCGTTACATTAGCTTCAACTACATCTACATCTGTAATATCAATACGGATATCACCTGCAGCGTCGTCAGCGGTTAAACAAACTGAACCATATGTTGTTACATTTTCTAATGTAAATTGCCCTTTGACGCCTTGTTCTTTAAAGCTTACGGCGTCTTCATTTTTATTAGTGCGCAATGTAATATTTTTTAAGGTATTATTTTCAGTTAATACGATAAGTTTTCCTGTTCCAGTTAATTCAAATGAATAAGATTCACCTTCAAGTTGTACTCCAGATTCTAAAACAATAGGTTCTTCTAATTGAATATTCTCACTTACTGTAATTGAATTATCTGCGACGTTTGCTTCTTTTAATTCTTGAAAATTACTTACTTTAACCATTAATAAAAACCTCTCATTTTGAATTATTTTTGGTATACATCATGATATTCAGTTGTTTTTTCAAGTACACCTTTTGCGAAAGGACAAGTAGCTAAAATTTTCAAGTCATTTTCACGCGCATACTCAACTGCCGCTTTTACTAATTGTTTTCCTACGCCTTGACCTTGTAGGCTTTCGCCCACTTCTGTGTGATCAATAATAATTCTCTGTTTACCGGAAGGGACGTACGACATGTAAGCATCCACGTGATCTTCTGATTCACCAACATAAAACTTATGATTACTGTGTTTAACTTCCACCATTAAAATCATCCTTTAAAAATTATAAATATTATCATTATAAAAATTATACCACTATTCCACTTCTTTTAACCTTAGTTTGCTTTTGGGATATATTTATCTCGAATTTTGAATAATTTGTGAAAAATTGAACAAAACTATTGCAATCGTATTTCTAAGTGATATATTTAGTATACAAGATATATTAAATATACTAATACAAAGCAATATATTCATATTTATTTTTTTAGGGGTGTTTATTATGATTAAATGGTTACAACAAAGTAAAATTGCAAGTGTGCTTTTACTTTTATTACGTTTATACTTAGGATTTGGATGGTTCATGTCCGGTATTGGTAAATTTTTGAGCGGTGGATTTAACGCTGGGGGCTTTTTACAAAATGCCATTCAACATCCAGTTGCAAGCGAGTCCGGTGTCCAATATCCTATTTTCACATCATTTTTAGAACATATTGTCTTACCGATGGCACCGGTGATTAATATTTTAATTCCTATTTTAGAAGTGTGTATCGGATTATTATTGATTTTAGGTCTATTTACACCAGTTGGCGCATTTTTCGGTTTATTAATGAATTTCATGTTCTTATTTGCCGGTACAGTTTCAGTCAACCCGCTCTATATTTTAATCGGAATTTTCATTTTCATGGGTGGTTACAATAGTGGTCGTTTCGGTCTAGATTATTTCTTAAAACGTCTACATGGTTCAAAAATCCTTCAATTTTTTAACTATCATCCAGAATATACACATTACAATGAAAAAATCAGTGTAAAATAAAAAAACGAGCAAGCGAAATTTTTCTTCGCTTACTCGTTTTTGTTTATTGATTTGCTAAATAGCTATCTGGGTTAACAGCGTATTGATTACCAATGCCACCAGACATACGTTGGAAATGTAAGTGAGGTCCAGTTGAATTACCTGTGCTACCAGACAAACCAATTTGTTGTCCTTTAGAAACTGTATCTCCAGCTTTCACATTCAATTGATTCATAT
It contains:
- a CDS encoding DoxX family membrane protein, with protein sequence MIKWLQQSKIASVLLLLLRLYLGFGWFMSGIGKFLSGGFNAGGFLQNAIQHPVASESGVQYPIFTSFLEHIVLPMAPVINILIPILEVCIGLLLILGLFTPVGAFFGLLMNFMFLFAGTVSVNPLYILIGIFIFMGGYNSGRFGLDYFLKRLHGSKILQFFNYHPEYTHYNEKISVK
- a CDS encoding YceI family protein is translated as MAKYNFDQVHSTLEFSIKHLMVSRVKGTFENYNVEINGDVNDLSSLEAVTTIDVESINTNNKDRDNHLKSADFFNTDENKQIVFKTKKITEDSVTGDLTIAGQTHEETFDVEFNGISANPMTGGKVTGFSVTGKINREKYGIDFNQALETGGVMLGKEVKFEAHSEFAVEE
- a CDS encoding urease accessory protein UreF, translated to MINQAQLKLFQFCDSQFPTGAFSHSFGLETYIQREDVHDAASFQTWLKVFLTEQLTYTDGLAMRMTYEALEQNDEAEMKRIDQMLFVQNIPRETRVGTKQMGKRMAHLAHTLYDDAWLNWYYQEVSEYRLHAHPAVVFTLLGHHLGISLEQIIDYFLYQNISSLTQNAVRAIPLGQTEGQKIVSEMMPFITDTREAIMAEDERNFGLTAPGIELNQLEHENVNVRIFIS
- a CDS encoding DUF5996 family protein → MLKIAEWKKEQETLHLLAQVLGKHKLASAFQEPQWAHVILDMNTTGFSTGLLFNYDCTYTINVDLQSHRLVVETDHGCDEMPLREGTTIQDYYEWIQQTLKRFKVEVPINTTPQEMAHTTPFDRDTEHHHYNEKFVMKCCI
- the ureE gene encoding urease accessory protein UreE, producing MIVESIQGNIANLTPEEKQVHIEKVYLENSDLVKRIQRVKTDHGTEIGIRLNQSIDLQYGDILYRDDKNMIIIDVNSEDIIAIQPRTLKEMGDIAHQLGNRHLPAQFTDSEMLVQYDYLVEDLLKDLGIPYQREARKVNQAFKHIGHSHD
- a CDS encoding carbon starvation CstA family protein, whose product is MITFIVCILVLILGYFTYGKYIDKMFGPKYDRPTPAHDQRDNVDFVPMKTSSNSLIQLLNIAGVGPIFGPIMGALYGPVAFIWIVIGCIFAGAVHDYLTGMISIRNRGAHLPQLAGKFLGQAMKHVVNIFTLLLLLLTGTVFVTSPALLLHNLMDGRVALGLIIFVIFVYYILSTVLPIDKIIGRIYPIFGALLVISALGVGFRLIQTGAPIPELTLENMHPDKAPIFPLLFFTITCGALSGFHATQSPIISRTTNKEKNARVIFYGMMIAEGIIAMIWAAAAMSLFGSYGGLQNVLAQGEAALVVSKVSTMLLGSFFGTIAVLGVIVLPITSGDTSFRSARMIIADYIHLGQKAISKRFIVAVPLFIASFLLTQVDFTILWRYFSWANQTTAAVALWVGAMYLLIAGKNYWVAFIPATFMTWNLFTYILSQPIGFGLNLDLSYAVAIGLTGLWLSYFFYQYRKNTVGDAFQLDHAVQLKNHPNYS
- a CDS encoding DUF5996 family protein; protein product: MKFAVRALSQFVAPFRARKIKPGLFWGTFDISTIINYNAFHEMFEPSQVIEYAAFDEHFIEFGFWFGDDTFEGPTFFVLPYPFVDSSLTFDQPLIDQAYFDPKLTELIYELKSTTPEALHELHTFLNQGFHIFKDHLSWENCQHYEVPLKMAQNQIGKSPLK
- a CDS encoding GNAT family N-acetyltransferase; this translates as MVEVKHSNHKFYVGESEDHVDAYMSYVPSGKQRIIIDHTEVGESLQGQGVGKQLVKAAVEYARENDLKILATCPFAKGVLEKTTEYHDVYQK